GACCACTAATATGGGGCGTGCTCCCTCCACTTCCCGTGCCGCTGCGCCCCGAGATCCCTCCGTCCAGCTCCCCGGGCGGCGTGGAGAAGCGCAAGCTCCCGTTCTCCGAGGAGTGCTCCGACGAGGAGGCGAAAGGCGATTGTCTGGAGTCTCCGAAGCTCAGGAAGGGATCTTTGAGCTGCCTGGAGGCTGCGTAGCCGGCTAGCCACTGCGAGTACACGTTCTCCGTGTTGGGCATCGCGGCGGGAGGCAGGTCGAACTCCTTCTCGAGCTTGATGCGcttggagaaggggctcagcgAGCTGGGGCTGCCCAGCAGCAGCTTTTTGGACAGACCCCCCGAGGCCGACTCACCCGGGGAGCAGCCGCGGCCGTTAACAGTGCCATCGTCTATGCGGTCCGACTCGCCGGCCACCGAGTCTTCGTCGCAAGTGTCCCTGTGGCCCTCGGCCTCGGCCAGGTGGCCGCGCTTATGCTTCTCGCCCAGGACCTGGTGGAAGGCCTCGCTGAAGTGCTGCATGGAGCTGAGCACCATGCCCTGCATGACGTCCGGCAGGGGGCGGCCCTCGTCGCCCACGCCCACCACCGCGCCCCGCGAGCTGTTCTCGTGGTGGCGCGCTGCCTCCAGGCTCAGCCCGAAGCCGTAGTCCACCCTCTCGCTCTCcgtcagctcctcctcctcctcttcctcctcttcctcctcttcctcgtcGTCCTCCTCGTCCTCCTCGTCCCCGTTCTCCGGGATCAGGTTGGGGTCGTTCTCGCTCTTGAACTTGGCCACCACGGACTTGAGCGCGCTGCTGGCGCTGCCCACCAGGTCGCTGGTGCCCGGTTCCGGGGAGCTGGCGGTGGAGAGGCCGTCGTCCGACTTGACCGTCATGGGGGACGACTTGTGCATGTGCGTCTTCATGTGGCGCTTCAGCTTGCTGGCCTGCGTGCACGCGTGGTCGCACAGGTTGCACTTGTAGGGCTTCTCGCCCGTGTGGCTGCGCCGGTGCACCACCAGGTTGCTCTGAAATTTGAACGTCTTGCCGCAGAACTCACACGACTTGGACTTGAccgggggctgggagggaggaggggcggattgcagaggagggagggggggcgTCGCCAGGAAGGGCGGCTTGCTACCTGGCTGGAATGGTTGCAGTAACCTTTGCATAGGGCTGGGCCGGCCGGGGGACAGCGGTGGGCTAGACGTGTTCCCTGCCAGCTCTCTAAGTCTCCTAGAGAAATCCATGGCGGGAGGCTCCATAGCCATTGGATTCAACCGCAGCACCCTGTCAAAGGCACTCGGGTGATGGGTGGCCAGGGCCATCTCTTCCGCCCCCAGGCGCTCTATGCGGTGGGGGTCCAAGTGATGTCTCGGTGGTGGACTAAACAGGGGGGGAGTGGGTGGAAAGCGCCCTTCTGCCAGGCCGGAAGCCTCTCTGGATACTGATCCTGGTATTCTTAGCAGGTTAAAGGGGTTATTGTCTGCAATATGAATCCCATGGAGAGGTGGCTGGGAAGGACATTCTGCACCTAGTCCTGAAGGGATACCAACCCGCGGGGTCAGGGGACTTCCGTGTTCGCTTTCTAAGTAGATTCTTAATCCATGAGTGTTCTGTGCGTGTTGCAAGAGAAACCATGCACTGGTGAATGGCTGTTTGCAAGTTGTACATGTGTAGCTGCTGGGCTCATCTTTACCTGCAAAATAATACAACACCAACATCAATGTTTAATCACCGAGGAGGGCATCAGCAATTGCTTATTTATGTTCCACCTCCagccttcccttcccccagctgTCAACCCCAAGGCCCAAGCCCTCGCTGATCCTATCCCCTGTGCCTAGAATGGGCTGGTACATCTGGGGATTGGTGCccaacaaatgtctgtcaaaGCAGTCTTCCTGCCATTTGACTCAGTGCTAAGCATTTTAAATCCAGtcttttaaagcagaaaaatCTAGACTAATCCAAGCTCAAGAATGAGGATCCCTACATTCTAGGGAAGTTCAACAACTATCTTACAAATTTTCCAATCTTCACCAGCTGTGTTTTTTGGGACAAGCCATTTcatctctgtgtttctgtttcctcctccatgaAGTGAGGGACTTGGACAAGGTGACCTAAAGGAAAGTCTCCTGCTTCCTAAAACCCCCTGGGTGGCAGGTAAACTTTCTAAATAGGCAGTCATTTCATGGAGATATCAAAAAAGAGGTTAACTCATTACAATTCTCTATGGCCCTAGAAATGCTTTTAATCTTCACCTGAAACACACTAGTTGTTGATATTGTTAAACATGAGAAAGTCCTTGTGAAATAATTACGTGGAAGAGAGACTAGTAAAATCTCACATCCCAGCCTGTGTGAGGGGCAGTGAGTCCTAATTCTGGTTCCATAACACCCTGTGGGGATTCCCATGTTTATCTCAAGGGATGCtgcaaaaaaatctcaaaagagaAATTTAATTCAGACTTAACCAATGGGCCATATCAAATCTTCAGGAGTTGTCCCACCAAGTCAAACAAATGCAAGTCTAGAGAAGTTAGGAGGAGTGTCTGGTGCCAACTTAAGCAGACACGGCATCCGAATTGAAGAACAGTTAAAGCAGCCAGCACCATGACGGGCAGCAGGCTGAGAAATGCTACACTGGCCTCCTCCTCATTATTTTGAGAGGCTAACAACGTGAACCAAATTATACAACATCCTGCGCCCTCGGCTGAGCCTCAGCTCCAgttgagaaagaaacagaaagatacagTTCAGCTAGTCAACTCTCTGGCCAGTCGCCAAGCCGTCTGGAGAGGGGCCCTGCTTAAGTCACATTATTTCTCTCTCGCTGAAAAGAACCCGAGAGTGGGAAATGCCGCCATGGCAAAGAGGGGGCCAGCTTGACTTCCCAATCATTCTTTTTTGGAGCTagctaaataaaaaaaaacatataaatcaAGGGAGTCACTAACAGTTTACCAGCCGTCTCAGCGTTTGAAAGGGCACAGAAGGGCACAGATGCTGGTGGCCAGAGGACTAGGATGAGAAACATCAGTAACTCCCCAGGAATTTCAAGAAAAGACACTTAAAATACAAGCGGGAAATATTCTTAGGTCCCCCCTGttaagggttgggaagatcccctggaggagggcacggtgacccactccagtattcgtccctggagaatcccatgaacagaggagcttggcggctacagtccatagggtcacaaagagtcagacacaactgaagagacttagcacacacgcccTTTTTGAGAGGCATTCCGTAAGGCCACAGATAGTATTTGTCAGTAACTTTTGAAAAAGGGAAAAATTCACCACGGAGTTAAAAGAGTGGGAATGAGGAATTAATCAATTATGATTCCTCCATTTAGCCAATCAAAAAGAGAAGCTGGCAGCATCTTCTCAGGAGCCCCAAACACTTGTATTCCAAAACAAGCCAGCCTCACTCAAGCACTTGTCTGAATAGTGGACTCCCGGCCCTGACCTTGTAATTTACTTTACAATGCATTTATAATCTCACTCAATatatcccactcctgggtaaatctctttaacaagatTAGATGATAAGATACCAAAATTAGGTTTCAAACATTTGCCTGCCTAatgtggaaggggaaaaaaaaaaaaaggcagaaagattttgaaagaaaatgctgACATTAGTATCACATTATCTATCTATTTTTGTTTGCCTCCTCGcttcaaagagaaataaaaagcatcattgagagtattttcataaattttttgttgttgttgaacaaTGACTTGGGTCCTAAATAGGCAGGAAAAAAACTATCTGGTTCCAACTACCGTGACCCTCAGTGGCTCCTTTGACTCGCTAGGACTCTGTGTTATTATCATACATTTAGCCTGACAATCTGAATTGGGTAAGTAAAAAGGAGATTTGTCAGCTGAAGAAAGTCCTTAACACTTTCATCACTACCAATGCCTTTAAGTAGTATTTTACCTTATAATATTCTGTTGAAACCCAGGACTGGACCTATAATTACCAGTGCTGGTTTTGCAGGCACCATGAATAAATTCCAAAATCTATAGCACTCCATTAAGGATCTCATCTAGGTCCTTTTGAAAAGGCTTAAATGAGGaaagtccattttattttgctgCCCTGAGCTTTCTCAAATTTTGTTTTCAGAGCCAGTTATGTGATCATGCTACAGTATGTTAACACTGGGCTTTtaccctcccctctctctcataCATCAGGTCAGAGAAAATGGCAGTTTCTCTTATAATGAGCACACAACATACAGTTTTCACTACCTCATTTTAGTATTCCCATCAACTAGATATTCTAGATCATGAGGGCAGCTAGTGTAATCGTAATGTCAATGAGAAGGGCTGTTACGATTGAGACTAAAGATTACATGGAAAGAGCTGCTTTGAAACTAGTAATTATTACCAGTCCACTAATAGCGAATGATGCATCACAGTCTCACCATATAATCTGTATTTCACTCGACTCATGCCAGTGCACCATATTATATTACAGTGCTCACAGACTCTAAATTCCTAAACTGCAGTCATCAATAAATGTGTTACTTGCCATAATTTGTGAAATTACTTTGTTCATAACATCTTTGATGGTTTAGAAAGACCAGAATTGATTTCCTGCGTGGCAAAATTAGGGCTACATTGATTTATTGACgtgtaaaatataataatattcttCATTTACCCTGATGAAAATCAACTTCTCAATTTGAGAGCCTCATTGGGCATTCAGGGGGATTGTTTTGATTTAGAGCAATAACCGGAGATCTGGCCTCGAGCAGAGGAACTCTGAGGCATCAAAACGGTTAAAATCAGCTATTAGCTCACCTACagcttttactttatttcattttattgtataGGAAGGAATGACCCCATTTCCAGTTTGTCACCGATGCTCAGGAGTTATAATTTAGAAGAGCAAATTCTGAGGAGGGACTCTGGCTCTACGACTTACTGGCTGGTGGCTCTAGGACAATCATTTAATTTCTTCAAGTCTTAGGTTTCCTATctgtagtgttagtcgctcagtcgtgtctgactctttataaccatggactgtagcccgccaggctcctctgtccatgggatttcccaggcaagaatactggagtgggttggcattcccttctcgaggaaatcttgccaacccagggatggaacctgtgtctcctgcattataggcagagtCTTTTACCCtctgatcaccagggaagcccttgtctgtaaaatgagtgtAAAAACAGTACCTTAAAGAATTGTGAAGCTCGAGTGACAAATGTATACAAAAGCTCTCTGTAAACTATCATGTCCAACATTAATGTGAGTCTTCTTTATTCCTAGGCTTGACTAGTTACCTAACATGATGACTAACCACACATTACACACCCACAAGGGCTTTTGGAGACAAGACTGGAATCCAGGATCCGGGCCTTCTCAGGCCAAGGGGAGACCCTGGTTAGAGGAAAGCAAGAGTGGGTGATTTTAAGGCCCTGGACCATGGTCCACACAGCCAGGAGGCCACAGCATAAGTGCTAAATGCTCTGAGAGCCTAGGGCAGAAGGTTAAGGAAGCCAGAGGGGTGCAGATCAGTTCTGCCCAAGGACTTCCTGGATCCCTAACGACCCACTTCCACATACCTCATTCTGGTCACTCCTAAACTGGCCCTGCCAGCATGGGCCCCAGCAAACTAGAAGATTCCTAGTTTCCCACCCCCTCAGATCAAACTCCCTGCCCTCAGGAGGATGAAGCCATAGAGAAGGTGCCTGTTTCCCAGGCAGCAGCCCTTGGGCCCCCACTCCATCCTCCCCTCTACGCCCCATTcttttctcctcccttccctccaaaGGCTCTGTTCCCACAGCCAAGGACAGGCCCCAGGCAGGCACCCCCAGCAAAACGAGGAGAGCTCTCCCCACCCAGTCAGCATGTAGGCACTTGATGCCTTGAGTCCAACCCGCTGAGCTCTCTGCAATCAGTGACCTAACCCAGTCTTCAGCCCAGCTAGGTTGGGGCGGTGAGGGGGGGAGGAGGTGCTTTTAACCCCTGTACCACCCAGCCCTCAGGACCTCAGGGCTTGTGAAATTTCATACAATAACTCTTTGTTAGCTAGAATTACCTAggagttaataaaaataaacaaccagCTTCCAGTTTGATCTCAGGCTGTAGGCCCTGCCCTGCAGACACCATTCACAAGAAGACTGGGTCTAGTTGACCTCCCATCTGAAAACCAGCCACCTTGAAGGCCCCAACTCCTggctcttcatttttttcatttactttcaaaataaaaatggtttCCTTAAATACAAATTAGACatcacatttcttttcttcctgagcCTACTTTTTTGTATTTGGGGTAGAATCAAGCCCCAGGccctcaccccctccccatcAGACTTTTTAGCCATGCGTGACTCATACCATGGATTCCAACAGACAGAGGCAAACTGTATTaccttttaaaacaatatatttcagaaacatttttataaacataCAAATCTAAATTTCATAAGAAGGTCCCCACTATAAAAGCTGGCTTGAACCAATAACTAGACAGTGATAGTGAtggtgagggtggggggtggtatcTTTGAATTTTAGCAACAATGCTGTGCATTTTTCTCTGAATCTAGGAGAAAAACAAGTAGaaattatatatgtaatgtacaatgcatatataaaaatataccatgtttaaaagtacatgcatatataatatgcatGAGGATACCTCTACAGTACCTCTGAACTGAGTCCTTTCTGGTTCTGGTCTCTGCTAAAGACACATGTCATGGAGTAAATTCAAAGTCCTCTAAATGAGGCCATGAGGGTGTATGCCCAAGCAATAAAATGGGCCCTGAACAGACCTATGCAGTCACCAGTCATGGAGCCACACAAGACCCTGGGGAGGAGACCAACAGGGAGGAGCTGCTGTCAGCCTCATGCCCCCagtaaggagaaaaagaaaggggagaaggaaaaaagtcaCTGGGGCTGAATGACCTGGGGGAGCCAGGTGCCAAGTGAGTAATGGGATACACATATGCAGATGCCAAGGTATTTTGGAAGTAACTCCTTTTAGTACTTAAAGCGTAAAGGTAATTTCCAGCAACTCTCATCTCTATACACATGGACATTTGTAGAAGAAAATAATGCTCAACTTACAAATACCCTGCGGGGCATATTCTGCACTCATCCCAGGCGTGGGGATTAGAGCTCCGTGTGCAGAACGAGGGGAGGAGAGGCCCCTCCAGTGCAGAAGTTTATCTGTGAAAGAAACCCAAAAATCAAGCATGAAAGCTATAAACAATGTGCATTGTAAACCACAGGATATCACATTTCAGTTCCATTAAAATAGATTAACATCATTACAACAGCCTTGCAGATAGTGAACAGGCCCAAGGCCTGTATCAAATGAACAGTGGTGACTTCTTTCCCACAGTTCTGTTCttaattttggtttgtttttgtttttttttgacaaaAGGGAAGGGAGTTGATGTTTTAGGTATGGGGTAGGAGGGGGAGTGTTCTTTGGTTCATTTATTAGTCTGATTATTGTCTTATAATAAGACAATATTATGTGTGAATAGCAAAAGGAAATTGCCAGTATGATTGGCAGGCTGGTAACATGGCGAGGTTATCTGCAAGGCTGGCTTACGTGcatacatttattttacttat
This DNA window, taken from Bubalus kerabau isolate K-KA32 ecotype Philippines breed swamp buffalo chromosome 11, PCC_UOA_SB_1v2, whole genome shotgun sequence, encodes the following:
- the BCL11A gene encoding B-cell lymphoma/leukemia 11A isoform X1: MSRRKQGKPQHLSKREFSPEPLEAILTDDEPDHGPLGAPEGDHDLLTCGQCQMNFPLGDILIFIEHKRKQCNGSLCLEKAVDKPPSPSPIEMKKASNPVEVGIQVTPEDDDCLSTSSRGICPKQEHIADKLLHWRGLSSPRSAHGALIPTPGMSAEYAPQGICKDEPSSYTCTTCKQPFTSAWFLLQHAQNTHGLRIYLESEHGSPLTPRVGIPSGLGAECPSQPPLHGIHIADNNPFNLLRIPGSVSREASGLAEGRFPPTPPLFSPPPRHHLDPHRIERLGAEEMALATHHPSAFDRVLRLNPMAMEPPAMDFSRRLRELAGNTSSPPLSPGRPSPMQRLLQPFQPGSKPPFLATPPLPPLQSAPPPSQPPVKSKSCEFCGKTFKFQSNLVVHRRSHTGEKPYKCNLCDHACTQASKLKRHMKTHMHKSSPMTVKSDDGLSTASSPEPGTSDLVGSASSALKSVVAKFKSENDPNLIPENGDEEDEEDDEEEEEEEEEEEEELTESERVDYGFGLSLEAARHHENSSRGAVVGVGDEGRPLPDVMQGMVLSSMQHFSEAFHQVLGEKHKRGHLAEAEGHRDTCDEDSVAGESDRIDDGTVNGRGCSPGESASGGLSKKLLLGSPSSLSPFSKRIKLEKEFDLPPAAMPNTENVYSQWLAGYAASRQLKDPFLSFGDSRQSPFASSSEHSSENGSLRFSTPPGELDGGISGRSGTGSGGSTPHISGPGPGRPSSKEGRRSDTCEYCGKVFKNCSNLTVHRRSHTGERPYKCELCNYACAQSSKLTRHMKTHGQVGKDVYKCEICKMPFSVYSTLEKHMKKWHSDRVLNNDIKTE
- the BCL11A gene encoding B-cell lymphoma/leukemia 11A isoform X2; amino-acid sequence: MRSRRGARRCEVTARPAEPLEAILTDDEPDHGPLGAPEGDHDLLTCGQCQMNFPLGDILIFIEHKRKQCNGSLCLEKAVDKPPSPSPIEMKKASNPVEVGIQVTPEDDDCLSTSSRGICPKQEHIADKLLHWRGLSSPRSAHGALIPTPGMSAEYAPQGICKDEPSSYTCTTCKQPFTSAWFLLQHAQNTHGLRIYLESEHGSPLTPRVGIPSGLGAECPSQPPLHGIHIADNNPFNLLRIPGSVSREASGLAEGRFPPTPPLFSPPPRHHLDPHRIERLGAEEMALATHHPSAFDRVLRLNPMAMEPPAMDFSRRLRELAGNTSSPPLSPGRPSPMQRLLQPFQPGSKPPFLATPPLPPLQSAPPPSQPPVKSKSCEFCGKTFKFQSNLVVHRRSHTGEKPYKCNLCDHACTQASKLKRHMKTHMHKSSPMTVKSDDGLSTASSPEPGTSDLVGSASSALKSVVAKFKSENDPNLIPENGDEEDEEDDEEEEEEEEEEEEELTESERVDYGFGLSLEAARHHENSSRGAVVGVGDEGRPLPDVMQGMVLSSMQHFSEAFHQVLGEKHKRGHLAEAEGHRDTCDEDSVAGESDRIDDGTVNGRGCSPGESASGGLSKKLLLGSPSSLSPFSKRIKLEKEFDLPPAAMPNTENVYSQWLAGYAASRQLKDPFLSFGDSRQSPFASSSEHSSENGSLRFSTPPGELDGGISGRSGTGSGGSTPHISGPGPGRPSSKEGRRSDTCEYCGKVFKNCSNLTVHRRSHTGERPYKCELCNYACAQSSKLTRHMKTHGQVGKDVYKCEICKMPFSVYSTLEKHMKKWHSDRVLNNDIKTE
- the BCL11A gene encoding B-cell lymphoma/leukemia 11A isoform X4, coding for MNFPLGDILIFIEHKRKQCNGSLCLEKAVDKPPSPSPIEMKKASNPVEVGIQVTPEDDDCLSTSSRGICPKQEHIADKLLHWRGLSSPRSAHGALIPTPGMSAEYAPQGICKDEPSSYTCTTCKQPFTSAWFLLQHAQNTHGLRIYLESEHGSPLTPRVGIPSGLGAECPSQPPLHGIHIADNNPFNLLRIPGSVSREASGLAEGRFPPTPPLFSPPPRHHLDPHRIERLGAEEMALATHHPSAFDRVLRLNPMAMEPPAMDFSRRLRELAGNTSSPPLSPGRPSPMQRLLQPFQPGSKPPFLATPPLPPLQSAPPPSQPPVKSKSCEFCGKTFKFQSNLVVHRRSHTGEKPYKCNLCDHACTQASKLKRHMKTHMHKSSPMTVKSDDGLSTASSPEPGTSDLVGSASSALKSVVAKFKSENDPNLIPENGDEEDEEDDEEEEEEEEEEEEELTESERVDYGFGLSLEAARHHENSSRGAVVGVGDEGRPLPDVMQGMVLSSMQHFSEAFHQVLGEKHKRGHLAEAEGHRDTCDEDSVAGESDRIDDGTVNGRGCSPGESASGGLSKKLLLGSPSSLSPFSKRIKLEKEFDLPPAAMPNTENVYSQWLAGYAASRQLKDPFLSFGDSRQSPFASSSEHSSENGSLRFSTPPGELDGGISGRSGTGSGGSTPHISGPGPGRPSSKEGRRSDTCEYCGKVFKNCSNLTVHRRSHTGERPYKCELCNYACAQSSKLTRHMKTHGQVGKDVYKCEICKMPFSVYSTLEKHMKKWHSDRVLNNDIKTE
- the BCL11A gene encoding B-cell lymphoma/leukemia 11A isoform X3, whose product is MSRRKQGKPQHLSKREFSPEPLEAILTDDEPDHGPLGAPEGDHDLLTCGQCQMNFPLGDILIFIEHKRKQCNGSLCLEKAVDKPPSPSPIEMKKASNPVEVGIQVTPEDDDCLSTSSRGICPKQEHIADKLLHWRGLSSPRSAHGALIPTPGMSAEYAPQGICKDEPSSYTCTTCKQPFTSAWFLLQHAQNTHGLRIYLESEHGSPLTPRVGIPSGLGAECPSQPPLHGIHIADNNPFNLLRIPGSVSREASGLAEGRFPPTPPLFSPPPRHHLDPHRIERLGAEEMALATHHPSAFDRVLRLNPMAMEPPAMDFSRRLRELAGNTSSPPLSPGRPSPMQRLLQPFQPGSKPPFLATPPLPPLQSAPPPSQPPVKSKSCEFCGKTFKFQSNLVVHRRSHTGEKPYKCNLCDHACTQASKLKRHMKTHMHKSSPMTVKSDDGLSTASSPEPGTSDLVGSASSALKSVVAKFKSENDPNLIPENGDEEDEEDDEEEEEEEEEEEEELTESERVDYGFGLSLEAARHHENSSRGAVVGVGDEGRPLPDVMQGMVLSSMQHFSEAFHQVLGEKHKRGHLAEAEGHRDTCDEDSVAGESDRIDDGTVNGRGCSPGESASGGLSKKLLLGSPSSLSPFSKRIKLEKEFDLPPAAMPNTENVYSQWLAGYAASRQLKDPFLSFGDSRQSPFASSSEHSSENGSLRFSTPPGELDGGISGRSGTGSGGSTPHISGPGPGRPSSKEGRRSDTCEYCGKVFKNCSNLTVHRRSHTGERPYKCELCNYACAQSSKLTRHMKTHGQVLHTPPFGVVPRELKMCGSFRMEAREPLSSEKI
- the BCL11A gene encoding B-cell lymphoma/leukemia 11A isoform X5: MSRRKQGKPQHLSKREFSPEPLEAILTDDEPDHGPLGAPEGDHDLLTCGQCQMNFPLGDILIFIEHKRKQCNGSLCLEKAVDKPPSPSPIEMKKASNPVEVGIQVTPEDDDCLSTSSRGICPKQEHIAGKDEPSSYTCTTCKQPFTSAWFLLQHAQNTHGLRIYLESEHGSPLTPRVGIPSGLGAECPSQPPLHGIHIADNNPFNLLRIPGSVSREASGLAEGRFPPTPPLFSPPPRHHLDPHRIERLGAEEMALATHHPSAFDRVLRLNPMAMEPPAMDFSRRLRELAGNTSSPPLSPGRPSPMQRLLQPFQPGSKPPFLATPPLPPLQSAPPPSQPPVKSKSCEFCGKTFKFQSNLVVHRRSHTGEKPYKCNLCDHACTQASKLKRHMKTHMHKSSPMTVKSDDGLSTASSPEPGTSDLVGSASSALKSVVAKFKSENDPNLIPENGDEEDEEDDEEEEEEEEEEEEELTESERVDYGFGLSLEAARHHENSSRGAVVGVGDEGRPLPDVMQGMVLSSMQHFSEAFHQVLGEKHKRGHLAEAEGHRDTCDEDSVAGESDRIDDGTVNGRGCSPGESASGGLSKKLLLGSPSSLSPFSKRIKLEKEFDLPPAAMPNTENVYSQWLAGYAASRQLKDPFLSFGDSRQSPFASSSEHSSENGSLRFSTPPGELDGGISGRSGTGSGGSTPHISGPGPGRPSSKEGRRSDTCEYCGKVFKNCSNLTVHRRSHTGERPYKCELCNYACAQSSKLTRHMKTHGQVLHTPPFGVVPRELKMCGSFRMEAREPLSSEKI
- the BCL11A gene encoding B-cell lymphoma/leukemia 11A isoform X6, giving the protein MSRRKQGKPQHLSKREFSPEPLEAILTDDEPDHGPLGAPEGDHDLLTCGQCQMNFPLGDILIFIEHKRKQCNGSLCLEKAVDKPPSPSPIEMKKASNPVEVGIQVTPEDDDCLSTSSRGICPKQEHIADKLLHWRGLSSPRSAHGALIPTPGMSAEYAPQGICKDEPSSYTCTTCKQPFTSAWFLLQHAQNTHGLRIYLESEHGSPLTPRVGIPSGLGAECPSQPPLHGIHIADNNPFNLLRIPGSVSREASGLAEGRFPPTPPLFSPPPRHHLDPHRIERLGAEEMALATHHPSAFDRVLRLNPMAMEPPAMDFSRRLRELAGNTSSPPLSPGRPSPMQRLLQPFQPGSKPPFLATPPLPPLQSAPPPSQPPVKSKSCEFCGKTFKFQSNLVVHRRSHTGEKPYKCNLCDHACTQASKLKRHMKTHMHKSSPMTVKSDDGLSTASSPEPGTSDLVGSASSALKSVVAKFKSENDPNLIPENGDEEDEEDDEEEEEEEEEEEEELTESERVDYGFGLSLEAARHHENSSRGAVVGVGDEGRPLPDVMQGMVLSSMQHFSEAFHQVLGEKHKRGHLAEAEGHRDTCDEDSVAGESDRIDDGTVNGRGCSPGESASGGLSKKLLLGSPSSLSPFSKRIKLEKEFDLPPAAMPNTENVYSQWLAGYAASRQLKDPFLSFGDSRQSPFASSSEHSSENGSLRFSTPPGELDGGISGRSGTGSGGSTPHISGPGPGRPSSKEGRRSDTCSSHTPIRRSAQRAQDVWQFSDGSSRTLKF
- the BCL11A gene encoding B-cell lymphoma/leukemia 11A isoform X7; amino-acid sequence: MSRRKQGKPQHLSKREFSPEPLEAILTDDEPDHGPLGAPEGDHDLLTCGQCQMNFPLGDILIFIEHKRKQCNGSLCLEKAVDKPPSPSPIEMKKASNPVEVGIQVTPEDDDCLSTSSRGICPKQEHIAGKDEPSSYTCTTCKQPFTSAWFLLQHAQNTHGLRIYLESEHGSPLTPRVGIPSGLGAECPSQPPLHGIHIADNNPFNLLRIPGSVSREASGLAEGRFPPTPPLFSPPPRHHLDPHRIERLGAEEMALATHHPSAFDRVLRLNPMAMEPPAMDFSRRLRELAGNTSSPPLSPGRPSPMQRLLQPFQPGSKPPFLATPPLPPLQSAPPPSQPPVKSKSCEFCGKTFKFQSNLVVHRRSHTGEKPYKCNLCDHACTQASKLKRHMKTHMHKSSPMTVKSDDGLSTASSPEPGTSDLVGSASSALKSVVAKFKSENDPNLIPENGDEEDEEDDEEEEEEEEEEEEELTESERVDYGFGLSLEAARHHENSSRGAVVGVGDEGRPLPDVMQGMVLSSMQHFSEAFHQVLGEKHKRGHLAEAEGHRDTCDEDSVAGESDRIDDGTVNGRGCSPGESASGGLSKKLLLGSPSSLSPFSKRIKLEKEFDLPPAAMPNTENVYSQWLAGYAASRQLKDPFLSFGDSRQSPFASSSEHSSENGSLRFSTPPGELDGGISGRSGTGSGGSTPHISGPGPGRPSSKEGRRSDTCSSHTPIRRSAQRAQDVWQFSDGSSRTLKF